Proteins encoded within one genomic window of Pontibacillus halophilus JSM 076056 = DSM 19796:
- a CDS encoding DUF5344 family protein, whose amino-acid sequence MAEIKVVTSEVNPILEELKGHTAGLDTSKVDVNFGVNVMELAERLINLEQRYNEIYKAYRESLLKVEADVKSNLEMFVEKDRRLAHQLKG is encoded by the coding sequence ATGGCAGAGATTAAAGTCGTTACAAGTGAGGTTAATCCAATTCTTGAAGAGCTCAAGGGACATACAGCAGGGCTAGATACATCTAAAGTTGATGTGAACTTTGGGGTGAATGTTATGGAGTTAGCGGAACGACTCATAAATCTTGAACAGAGGTACAATGAAATTTATAAGGCTTATCGAGAAAGCCTGCTTAAGGTAGAAGCAGATGTTAAATCTAATCTAGAGATGTTTGTGGAGAAGGATAGAAGGTTGGCGCATCAATTGAAGGGATAA
- a CDS encoding DUF6792 domain-containing protein, producing the protein MLLNSDKIRLRLLSEEYKELSAKEMEESIRLIYIEETGERFTGEIHIHKKEDASTGYNGTAVHFKSEEESVDELYIISQGTQDQVDWKYNIKSMLAGISYSQSTSTLQFVKEVKQNMNLPSDVSVIGLSHSLAHNNNVAAHLRGDVFDAIYSINGAQINYYQMFHADEKFSEEVINHFGVKNEEEIYEVEPEKLKRFAEQHYEDKSDHIHQLISTDDPLYGVSGVRGFFNLGETHFVDTNSEVNGLRSIMDGVPDEVVKDLQSLAIQYTEASERGGQDAVLKEILGVDMSVLVQKDVWGYGNAYISGELEPAIREANEKIGPLLEQVKNVTSNSDIITTRLVEAGYITEEEKKIIVEEMGVIEESLVESKKRLDLYSSMSEQTTPVLGDGAWLLDTKGRIEKELEKIEESGHKLDPILSKLGEEIVSSHGIPEMLKALSSGDTTYEGTDMVMSTIVGGKSIQINLTAAMRMYEDGRNKLQEKSELINRLELSAQRLVHDDYHNEKLRVLREIADLEQNPSYHAYLLGRHASGYYGGNKRLQSIEVHEDLPRLHQIDLSDAFLKLHKSVQEGYDALEKYRKSVEQLFSEEEKVSKLFDLVGSYANN; encoded by the coding sequence ATGCTGTTAAATAGTGACAAAATCAGGTTGAGGCTTCTAAGTGAAGAATATAAAGAGCTTAGTGCAAAAGAAATGGAAGAAAGCATAAGACTTATATACATAGAAGAGACTGGAGAGAGATTTACAGGGGAGATTCATATACACAAAAAGGAAGATGCTTCCACGGGTTATAATGGTACGGCGGTTCATTTCAAGTCGGAAGAGGAGAGCGTGGATGAGTTATACATCATTTCTCAGGGTACTCAAGATCAAGTAGATTGGAAGTATAATATAAAATCAATGCTTGCTGGTATATCCTACTCTCAATCAACCTCTACCTTACAATTCGTGAAAGAAGTAAAACAGAATATGAATCTTCCTTCAGATGTTTCGGTCATAGGTTTATCGCATTCATTAGCTCACAATAACAATGTCGCTGCTCATTTAAGAGGCGATGTATTTGATGCTATTTATAGTATTAACGGTGCTCAAATTAATTATTATCAAATGTTTCATGCAGATGAGAAATTTTCAGAAGAAGTAATAAATCATTTCGGTGTTAAGAATGAAGAAGAAATTTATGAAGTTGAACCTGAAAAACTCAAACGGTTTGCTGAACAACATTACGAGGATAAATCGGATCACATACACCAACTGATTTCAACAGATGATCCCTTATATGGGGTGAGTGGAGTTAGGGGGTTTTTTAATCTAGGTGAAACCCACTTTGTAGATACGAATTCAGAGGTGAATGGACTAAGGTCAATTATGGACGGGGTTCCAGACGAGGTTGTGAAAGACCTGCAGAGCTTAGCTATTCAATACACGGAAGCATCGGAACGTGGTGGGCAGGATGCTGTGTTGAAAGAAATACTGGGTGTGGATATGAGTGTACTTGTTCAGAAAGATGTATGGGGGTACGGAAATGCTTACATATCTGGAGAACTTGAACCGGCTATAAGAGAGGCCAACGAAAAGATTGGGCCATTGTTGGAGCAAGTGAAAAATGTAACTTCTAATTCGGATATTATTACAACGAGGTTGGTAGAAGCAGGTTATATTACAGAAGAAGAGAAGAAGATTATAGTCGAAGAGATGGGTGTTATCGAGGAGTCGCTCGTTGAATCCAAGAAGCGTCTAGATTTATATAGTTCAATGTCCGAACAAACAACGCCTGTTCTAGGTGACGGTGCTTGGTTGCTAGATACAAAAGGTAGAATTGAGAAGGAATTAGAGAAGATTGAGGAAAGTGGTCATAAACTTGACCCGATTTTATCAAAACTTGGTGAAGAAATAGTGTCCAGTCATGGCATACCTGAGATGTTAAAGGCACTCTCATCTGGAGATACCACTTATGAAGGAACGGATATGGTGATGAGCACGATCGTAGGTGGGAAATCGATACAGATTAATTTAACGGCTGCTATGCGTATGTATGAAGATGGGAGAAATAAGTTGCAAGAAAAGTCGGAGCTTATCAACCGTTTAGAATTATCGGCTCAACGGTTGGTTCATGACGATTACCATAATGAAAAATTACGAGTACTTAGGGAAATAGCTGACTTAGAGCAAAACCCTTCTTATCATGCTTATCTTCTAGGAAGACATGCTTCTGGTTATTATGGTGGCAACAAGCGTTTGCAATCAATTGAAGTACACGAGGATTTACCGAGATTACATCAGATTGATTTATCCGACGCATTTCTCAAATTACATAAAAGTGTGCAAGAAGGCTATGACGCATTGGAGAAATACCGTAAATCTGTGGAACAATTATTTTCAGAAGAAGAGAAGGTGTCGAAATTATTTGATCTGGTTGGAAGTTATGCAAATAACTGA
- a CDS encoding nitroreductase family protein: protein MNLLNAIQERRSVRSFNKETVPNETIERLLELALYAPNHKMTQPWRFVVLNREDQVEFFHFIQANKARKKGEEEPERKPLAEDAPSHIIAIVMNVNENDKLHRDDFAATGSLVQNFSLLAWEEEIGVVWKTPGLIHEPEFHEFLGVNEGEEVIGLLWIGYPEVVPEIKPRETLKVQYGLPSKS, encoded by the coding sequence ATGAATTTATTGAATGCAATTCAAGAGCGACGTTCGGTTCGTAGTTTCAACAAAGAGACAGTTCCGAATGAAACGATTGAACGCTTGCTTGAACTGGCCTTATATGCACCAAATCATAAAATGACGCAACCATGGCGATTTGTAGTATTAAATCGTGAAGACCAAGTAGAGTTCTTTCACTTTATCCAAGCGAATAAAGCGCGCAAGAAGGGTGAAGAGGAACCTGAAAGAAAGCCATTAGCAGAAGACGCACCAAGCCATATCATCGCCATTGTGATGAACGTGAATGAGAATGATAAATTACATCGTGACGATTTCGCTGCGACGGGAAGCCTAGTCCAGAACTTCTCCTTACTCGCGTGGGAAGAAGAAATCGGCGTCGTGTGGAAAACGCCTGGCTTAATCCATGAACCAGAGTTTCACGAATTCTTAGGCGTCAATGAAGGGGAAGAAGTAATTGGGCTATTATGGATCGGCTATCCAGAAGTCGTACCAGAAATCAAGCCCCGTGAAACACTCAAAGTCCAATACGGACTACCAAGTAAATCATAG
- a CDS encoding YwqH-like family protein, giving the protein MFEILSSRSTILNSILTLQGDIEQNGQNIERLEKAKGEIVDKQAELQFNKDLVDGPELGASIWTGEHATTFLSIRDELVVSINYMCNTRVEDMLDHIGAEVERLRSLNSSLSDSIASLNRQLDSLDDA; this is encoded by the coding sequence GTGTTCGAAATCTTAAGTTCTAGGAGTACTATTCTTAATTCGATCCTTACTCTTCAAGGAGATATAGAGCAGAATGGTCAAAATATTGAGCGTTTAGAGAAAGCGAAGGGAGAAATTGTTGATAAACAAGCAGAGCTTCAATTCAATAAGGACTTAGTGGATGGACCTGAATTGGGAGCTTCCATTTGGACCGGGGAGCATGCCACTACGTTTCTGTCTATCCGGGATGAGCTAGTTGTCTCCATTAATTACATGTGTAATACAAGGGTGGAAGATATGTTAGATCATATTGGGGCAGAGGTTGAGCGGTTGAGGAGCCTGAATAGTAGTTTAAGTGATTCAATAGCTTCCCTAAACAGACAACTTGATTCTTTAGATGATGCTTAG